Proteins from one Rosa chinensis cultivar Old Blush chromosome 7, RchiOBHm-V2, whole genome shotgun sequence genomic window:
- the LOC112179394 gene encoding protein indeterminate-domain 16 — protein MEHDDQKELQLLPGPPPLQRAAPRPSDPSSLRYRSKAAVEALEAPNSLDLQLSISVRPLMGATNNVCEYDQTTTGLKPKASCVEALKWQAAEQIRMAAMEKAYAERVRELTRREMELAQSEFTRARHMWERAREEVEKAERMKEKAMRQMDATCMEITCQSCRQRFRP, from the coding sequence ATGGAACACGATGATCAAAAGGAGTTGCAGCTTCTTCCTGGTCCTCCCCCCTTACAGAGGGCAGCCCCTCGACCGTCAGATCCTTCTTCACTACGATACCGATCAAAGGCAGCAGTTGAAGCCCTGGAAGCGCCCAACTCTCTCGACCTCCAACTGTCCATAAGTGTGAGACCACTGATGGGAGCAACCAACAATGTTTGCGAGTACGACCAAACGACGACGGGGTTGAAGCCGAAGGCGAGTTGCGTGGAGGCGCTGAAGTGGCAGGCGGCGGAGCAAATCCGAATGGCGGCAATGGAGAAGGCGTACGCGGAGAGAGTGAGGGAGCTGACGAGGAGGGAGATGGAGCTGGCTCAGTCGGAGTTCACACGTGCGAGGCACATGTGGGAGAGGGCGAGGGAGGAAGTGGAGAAGGCGGAGAGGATGAAGGAGAAGGCAATGCGCCAGATGGACGCCACGTGCATGGAGATCACTTGCCAGTCTTGCAGGCAAAGGTTTAGGCCTTGA